The nucleotide sequence CAAAAGGTTGTTCGGCACTGTCATTATAATCTCGGATAAAACCAATTTCTTTTGATTTGCTGATTTCGGATTTTGAGGTTCCAGAAAATCCATCCCCAAAATCGATACTGAAATCAATATAACTCAATTTGTTTCTAGAAAACTTCATCTTGTTAAAGACCAGAATAATATTCTTTTCCTTCAAGTTTTTTTGAAGGCTGATGAGATCTTGCCTTGTCATCTCTTTATTGAAAACCACGGCTATCACTTTCTTGCTAGACGTAAAAGAAAGCGTACTAAAAACTATAAAAGATAGAAATAATAAAGAGAAGATTGTGGACTTTTTCATTGCGATATTTGCTTTTGCAAAACTATTAAATTCTTAGCAAACACAGCACCAAAGTTTTTGTTTTTTAATGGATTGTGGGAATATTTTTTGTAATTAAAAAATTATGCCTTCGTCAGTTATCAATCATTACAGTTATCAAGAGGATAAAAAAATACTCCGAATTGTTTACCAATCCGGAGCAGTCTATGATTATCTGGATGTGTCTCAGAAGATTTTTGATGAATTCCAATCTGCCTTCTCAAAAGGAATTTTTCTTAATAAAGTCATTAAGCCAAAATTCAAATTCAGAAAAATTAGCGATTAATTACAAAGAATAATTCGGTGCTTCCTGTGTAATAATCACATCGTGTGGATGCGACTCTTTCAACCCGCTTCCTGTAATCATTACTAATTTCGAATCTTTTTGCAAAGCTTCAATATCTTTTGCGCCGCAATAACCCATTCCGGCACGTAGTCCTCCGGTTAATTGAAAAATTACATCTTCCAGTTTTCCTTTGTGAGGAACTCTTCCTTCGATGCCTTCCGGAACAAATTTCTTAGCTTCACTTTGGAAATAACGCTCTTTTCCGCCTCGTTTCATAGCAGAAAGAGAACCCATTCCTTGATAAGATTTGAATTTCCTTCCTTGGAAAATGATTTCTTCTCCCGGAGCTTCATCAGTTCCAGCTAGAAGCGAACCAAGCATTACTGCTCCAGCACCACTTGCAATGGCTTTTACAATATCACCAGACAATTTGATTCCACCATCAGCGATAACCGCTACATTTTTCTTTTTAGCAAATTCGTAAACGTTGTAAATTGCAGATAATTGAGGAACACCAACACCCGCAACAACTCTGGTTGTACAGATAGAACCTGGCCCAACACCAACTTTCAAAACATTAGCTCCTGCTTTTATCAAATCTTTTGCAGCATCAGCAGTTACAATATTTCCACCAACGATATCCAAGTCTGGAAATGTTTTTCTGATTTCAGAAATCTTATCCAAAACACCTTTCGAATGTCCGTGAGCGGAATCAATCGCAACAATATCAACACCAGCTTTTACTAATGCTGTGATTCTTTCAATCGTGTCTTCACCTACACCAACGCCAGCTCCAACAATCAGTCTGCCGTTTTGGTCTTTGTTAGCATTCGGATATTCTAATTGATTGTCAATATCTTTAATCGTAATCAATCCAACCAACTTGTTTTTCTTGTCAACGATTGGAAGTTTTTCGATTCTGTTTTTTAGCAAAATTTCTTTCGCCTTTTCAAGATTCGTGTTTTTATCAGAAGTGATGAGGTTTTCTTTGGTCATTATTTCTTCAACCTTGATATCAAGATTTTCTTGATATTTTACGTCACGATTGGTAATAATCCCGATAAGATAATTGTTTTCATCAACTACAGGAAGTCCAGAAATTTTGTAATTCGCCATCAGCGATTTTGCTTCCGCCAATGTATGGTCTTTGGACAATGTAACTGGGTCGGCAATCATTCCGTTTTCGGAACGTTTTACGCTGTTGACTTGCGCAGCCTGTTCTGCAATTGTCATATTTTTATGAATGAATCCAAGACCGCCGACTCTTGCCAATGCAATCGCCAAATCAGCTTCTGTAACCGTATCCATTGCAGCGGAAACTATCGGAACATTGAGCGAAATTTTGTCTGTAAGTCTTGATTTTAAGGAAACCTGATTAGGTAAAACTTCTGAATAAGAAGGAACTAGAAGCACGTCATCGAAAGTGATGGCTGTCTCTACAATTTTGTTATGAATAGACATCTTTACTTTCTTTGCAAAATTAAGTTATTTTTATGGAATTTGAAAATATCGTAATTTATTTGATAAATAATTAATATTCAGAGAAATGATGATTGGATGACGAATGCCCTAGCCCTGATGGGAACGGCATCCTTTTGCAAAAATAGCTTTGGACTCGGATGGATTTTGCAAAAGATATAGTGGACAGCAGGTTCCCGGCTCCTAAAAATTTTAGAATCGACTGAGAATTCCCCAATGGATTTTTATCTCGTTGAATTTGAATGGATTGCCGATTTCGTTACCGTTGGAGATCTGAAAGCTCATCAAACCAACAGGCAGAAAAAAGTTGAAACCCAAACCTACACTATAAAGTTTTGGTGTGATTCCCAGCGCTTTGTTTGACATTTGTCCGTATTGAGCAAACAAATCGAAGAAGGCTTGGTCATTGACGAGATAACGATATTCGGCACCGGCAAATGCATAAAAATCGCTGATGAGACTCTGTTCATTGAAACCTCGCATCGAGTTCCAGCCTCCAAACCGAAAGAGTTCGTTTGTCGATAATTCGTTTTTGGAACTGAGCAAAGCAGATTCACCTTTGATATTGAGAAAGTGATTTCCTGACAAATTGAAGTTGTGTTCTGCAAAAAGAAAATACCGGATTTGGTCAAATTTCTCCTGCGTATCGTCATAAGTTGTCTTTAGGAAATCAGCTTCTACACGGATGTTACTTTTATTAATGAACAATGGAATGTCACTTCCTGCGATGTATTGATAATAAAGTCCAATCCCTTTTTTGCTGTAATCCCGACCGCTCGTGTAAAGCGAATCCAGAATTGCAGACGACTCGAAAGTTCCTTTGATACCGAGTTTTTGCTTTGGCGAAAGATGATAATAAACGGCAGGCAAAAATTTGACAATCGCAAAAGTGGAATCCTGACGGAAAATATTGACATTTATATTCAAACCAACGTTGCTCCCAAAAGTGTAAGGAATGTCCGTCTGCATATCAAAAGTTTGACTTTTATCGGGATTTCTCTGCCAATAAACACCAATACTTTCGAAACTGTTGAGCATATTTTTGAGAACGACATTCAGGGTTCCATTGACGGTGAATTTCTCGGAATCGTTGTTTCCGAAGCCAATCATTCCGTCAAAAGTATTGGTTTTTCGTTTTTGGGTGAATAGGAAAACCTGCGTAGAATCTTTTGTAAACAAGGTCTGAGGCGGCTTTTCCAACGACACAAACTGATGATTTTGCAAAGATTGATTCATAGAAACTAAGTTCTTATCATCATAGTTTTTTCCGAGATATTGTTTGTTAAGATTTTTAACGAATTGCTTCGGTAAACGAGTATAACCTTTGAAAACGATGCCGTCGATTTTTCTTTGAGAAGCTGGAACAACGGATATTTTTACTGAAGGAATTCCGTTTTCCATTTTCTGGAATTTGGTTTTCACACGATTGAAGGCGAAACCTTTGTCCCGATATTTTTGATTGATGTTTTTCTTAAGTGAGTCTAAATTTTTTGTGTAAATCTCATTCTTCTGAAACTTCAAATCATTAACCAAAGAATCCGAAAACTGAACTTTGGCCTGGTTGAAATTTGGACCTTTGTCATAATAGATTTCTGTTCGGTTTTCTATTTTTTTGACATTTTTCAGCTCTGTGAAGAAGTAAGAGTTTTCTGCCAAAGAATCCAGAAATTTAACTGCTTTCGCCGAATCAGAAACGATTTTTTTGGCCTTGGTTTCTTTATCGATGAGCCAGTATTCTTTTTTCTGCGCGTTGATTAGACCACAAAAGGCACAAAAGAAAAATAGTAATAAAATGTTTTTCAAAAGATTACAAAAGAAAGTGTCTTCGATGTTTATCTTTTTTTTTCTTGATATATCGAACTTCTTTAACATTATTCTTTTGTGACTTTTGTGGTTATATAACAGAAAATCAATCCATTTTATTATACTTCTTCATCAGATTTTCGTAAGTATTCTGAGGAAGAATCCATTTCAAAGGAACGCCAATTTTTTGCCCGAATTTCCCAAAATAATAATGCGCTTTCCATTTTGACTTTCCTAAAAGTTGTTCAACATAAACTGCCACATCCAAAGGTTCTGTTCCGTCGCCAACGTGAGAATTCATCAAAGCATAAACTTTATCAAAGACATTCTTGTAAGCGTCTGAAACTTTTGTTTTTACACGGTTTTCTGCAATATTGGTTTTGATATCGCCCAAATGAAGCGAACACACGTGGATGTTCCAAGGGTAAACTTCATATCGTATAGCTTCTGTTACTTTGTCTAATGCGGATTTGGAAGCAGAATAAAATCCTCGGAAAGGCAATCCCATTTCTGAACCGATACTGGAAACATTGATGATTTTTCCTGCTTTTTGTTCACGCATTTTTGGAAGCACAGCTGTCATCATTTGAACTGAGCCAATCAAATTAAGATTGAATAACCTCGAAATATCTTCTTTCGTAGAATCTTCAACAGCGCCAACCATTCCCATTCCGGCATTGTTAATCAGAACATCGATTCTGGTTTCCGTTTTTAGGATTTCAGAAATAGAATTGTCGATTTGGTCTTTTTCGGTAATATCTGTTGGAATCGAAACGAAATAATCAGAGCTGACATTCTTTCTGCTTAGCCCGTAAACTTTGTTTCCTTTCTTCCCGAAATATTCTGCCAAGGCAAATCCAATTCCGGACGAAGCGCCTGTGATGATAATTGTTTTTGACATATTATTCAATTTCTTGAGTTACAGCTCGGAAATCCTCCCAAAACTCAGGATATGATTTTTCCACAACATCTTCGTTTTCGATATTTAATTCTTTAACCAAAGCAAATGGCGCAAAAGCCATTGCCATTCTGTGGTCATTGTAAGTCGCGATAGAAATGTTTTCTTCTGGTTCAGTAAATTCTGAAGATTCAATTTTCTCAACAGTTATATGTGTTTTCGCTCCCAATTTTAACAACTCATTTTGAAGTGCAACCAATCGGTCGGTTTCTTTTACCTTCAAAGTATGAAGTCCGGTAATCACAAATGGGATTTTCAAAGCCGTTGCTGTTACACAAAGTGTTTGTGCAATATCCGGACAATCATTCATATCCAACGAAATTAATTCAGGATATTCTAAAGCTGGTTCTGGCAAAAGCGTAATCGAATTTTCTGCATAATCAGAAACTGTGTTGATTCCGAAATATTTCCAGTAGATTTCTTTAATGACACTATCGCCTTGCAACGACAATGTGTGATAACTTTTTAATGTAATTGATTTTCTTCCAATCGCGGCCAAAGAATAGAAATAAGAAGCTGAAGACCAGTCGCTTTCTACTTCGTAATGTTCGATTCTTGCATTTTCTGGATGAGGCAGGATTTCGATGGTGCTTTCTGCCAAATGAGACTTGACTCCGATTTCGTTTAGGATTTTCAAAGTCATTTCCAGATAAGGACGAGATGTAATTTCGCCTTCCAATTCCAATGTCAATCCATTTTCTAACTTTCCTCCAATTAATATTAATGAAGTCAAAAACTGGCTGGAAACATTCGCTGAAATCTTAACGATATTCTTTTCTAATTTTTTTCCGATGATTTGCAGTGGCGGAAAACCTTCTTTTTCGAGATAAGTAATATCTGCTCCAAGAGATTGAAGTGCGTCAACCAAAGGTTTGATTGGACGATTTTTCATCCGCTCAGAACCTGTCAGAATGGTTTTTCTGCCTTCAAAAAGGGAATAATAAGAAGTCAAAAAACGCATCGCAGTTCCAGCGTGATGGATATCAATAGTTTCGGAATCGGATTCCAAAGCTTTTTTGAGCAAAGTTGTGTCTTGAGAATTAGAAAGATTGAGCATATCAATGTTTCCAAACAATTTCCCTAAAATCAAAAGACGGTTCGAAATACTTTTCGAACCGGTAATTTGAATATTTTTTCCGTCTATAAGTTCAGACTTTTTTATAATCATAATTTGTCAGATGTCAGATGTCAGATGTCAGATGTCAGATGTCAGAATTAATAAAACTTCCAACTTCGGACAACCAACATCCGACTATTTTTTTAATTTTACGTTATTCTGATGTCGGTCTTTGTCTCTATCAGTTTTGATTTTCATTTTTTTATCGAACGCGGATTGTAAATCTGTTCCCGTTTGATTGGCTAAGCAAAGTGTTACAAAAAGAACATCAGCTAATTCTTCGCCTAAATCTTTGGATTTGTCGGATTCTTTTTCAGATTGTTCGCCGTATCTTCTGGCGATGATTCTGGCAACTTCACCCACTTCTTCCGAAAGGATTGCCATATTTGTCAACTCGTTGAAATAGCGGACACCAATGGTTTTTATCCATTCGTCAACTTGGTTTTGGAGCGTTGTGATTTCCATTATTGATAAGCGCCTAGAGTTGCAGGATAAGTTCTTGTGGTTTTCACTATATCCTGAGCAGTTGCGGTTCCTAAATTTGTTCCTTTCTTTCTGGCAGGAGAATCTTCTTTCACTCTAAGATTCATTTTCTGAGTAAAATAGTTCTGGAATTTTGGATCTTGATTTGAAATATTAGTATTCCCTATGGTTAAACCAGAACTAGAAGTAAATTTCAACAATGAATTTTTGAATTCATATTGAAAAGCTAAGACATTTCCATTAGATTTATTAATTGAAATCATATCCGGTGTATCTCCATAAATAATTGAATTATTGATGTTTAATTTAAAATCTCCAATCTCGGGTTCTCCATTTTCATTTTGCCAAATATCACTTGCGTAGATTCCCAATGCAGACATCGAAGGATTCAAATTCCAATAATTAGCAAGAGTACAATAATTCAAATTATAGGTTCCGCCAGCAGCAATTGCAAAGTTTGCTTCTCCACAATTATTCATTACCACATTATTCATTGTAAGACTGGAATGGATTCCATAAACACCTACGCTTTGAAATGTATGAATAATAGTATTATTGATGGTTGCAGTATTTTTTTTGAGTTGCAGACCAACATTTCCACCAAATAATTTTCCGTAATTCATATTAAGAAGAGAACCTTCTTCCATTTTGATTCCGTTCCAGTTGGCAGGAAGCGTATCGTATTTGGTATCGCTTCTATCGCCTCGGAAAATGACTTCTTCGCCAAAAGCTCCATTGACAGCTAAGCTGGAATTTTTCTCAAAATTCATTCCGCTGTTTTTTCGGAAATAGACTTTGGTTCCTTTTTCCATTGTCAAGGTTTTACCTTCAGCAACGTTTAGGTTACCGAAAATCACTTTCACTTTATCTTTAGTCCAAGTTGTATTATCATTGATTGTCACAGGATTCTCTCCGGTTTGGATAAAATATTCAGCATCCTGAACGACTGAGAATAATGTCACTTTTTGTTCACCTGCTGGTGTGTTGAAAACTACTTTGTCTTCAGCAATCGCTTCCGGAGCATTGGCTACAGGCGCAATTTCTACAAAAACATAAAGGCTGTCTTTTTTTCTCAAAGCAATCTTTTCAAATCGCGTTCCTACTTTTCCATCCACATTGATTTTATAAGGAGAATTGATTCCACCCTCCAGCTTGATTTCTGGGATTAAAATATCTTTGTCTTCATTATTATAAACCTTTACAGCATAAGTTTCTGAACGCATTTGGTTGTAAACGGTGTCACAAAAAACCGTGTCGGTAGAAAATCTCAAAAGTTGACTTGGCGATTCAAAAGAAATATCATCACGATTACAGCCTCCTAGAAGCAAAAGTGACCAAAATGCGATGCCAAGGAATATTTTTAGTTTCATTTATCTTGTTTAATCTTCAAAACTACAAAATTTAAATTTTTATTTTGTAAAAGCTTAAATTTTCTTAGATATTTTTAATAATGACAAAAACTAACTAACATTTGTTAGTTTAATAAAAAAGTGTAAGTTTGTATTAATCCCATTCGATTGATAAATATTGAAAATAATCGTTTGAATATCAAATGTTTAAATATGGAAATTACCGAGAAACATTTTTTAAACAAAGAAACCAACCTGACTGACTTACTCAAATCGGCATATCGCCTGATGTTTACAGCAAAAACAATGACCGATTTATTTGAGCAGGAAAAAAAGATCACTTCAAAATATGTTCACGCTACTTCTAGGGGTCACGAGGCTATTCAGTTGGCTTTGGGAATGCAGTTGTTGCCACAAGATTTTGTGAGTCCTTATTATAGAGATGATTCGATTTTATTGGGCGTTGGATTGACGCCTTACGAATTGATGCTCCAACTTTTAGCAAAACGCGATGACCCATTTTCCGGTGGTAGAACTTATTATGCGCATCCAAGTTTGCGAAGAGATGATTTCCCAAAAATCATCCACCAAAGTTCCGGAACAGGAATGCAAGCCATCCCAACCACCGGAATTGCAATGGGAATGAAATATAAAGAGGAAATCGGAATTGATGATAATTTTGAACAAAAGCCAATCGCAGTCTGCTCACTCGGCGACGCAAGTTGTACAGAAGGCGAAGTTTCTGAAGCTTTCCAAATGGCAGCGCTTAAACAGTTGCCGATTCTTTATCTCGTTCAGGACAACGAATGGGATATTTCTGCCAGTGCAGACGAAATAAGAGCGCAGGATATCACACAATATATGCAAGGTTTCAACGGCATAGAAACCCGAACTATTGACGGAACAGATTTTATCAAATCTTACGAAACCGTGAAAGAATGCATCAAAATCATTCGTGAAGAACGCCGACCAATGCTGATTCACGCAAAAGTTCCTCTATTAAATCACCACACTTCTGGCGTACGAAAAGAATGGTACCGCGATGATTTGGAAGAATGCGCAAAAAATGACCCATTAATCAAATTAAGAAATCAACTTTCAGAATTCAGCATAGAAGATTCTGAAGTTGAAACCATAGAAAAAGAAGTTGCAGAACTCGTCAGAACAGATTTTGAAAACGCTGTTTTAGCAGAAGACCCAAAACCGGAAGACGCTTACAAACACGATTTTGCACCAACGCCAATCACCGAAGAAAAAGGAGAACGTTCTCCAAGCGGAAAAATTCCGACTGTAATGGTAGATTGTGCATTATTCGCGATTAGAGAGTTGATGCAAAAACACCCGGAAGCCTTGCTATACGGGCAGGATGTTGGCTTAAGATTAGGCGGCGTTTTCCGTGAAGCGATTACTTTGGCGACTCAATTCGGAGAGAAAAGGGTTTTCAATACACCAATTCAGGAAGCATTTATCGTTGGTTCAACAGTCGGAATGAGCGCTGTTGGACTGAAACCAATTGTCGAAGTTCAATTTGCTGATTATATTTGGCCAGGTTTAAATCAATTATTTACCGAAGTTTCTAGAAGTTATTATTTATCCAATGGAAAATGGCCGGTTTCGATGATTCTCAGAGTTCCGATTGGCGCTTACGGAAGCGGCGGGCCTTATCACTCAAGTTCAGTTGAAAGTGTTTTGACGAATATCAAAGGAATCAAAATCGCTTATCCTTCAACAGGCGCAGATTTGAAAGGTTTGATGAAAGCAGCTTTCTACGACCCGAATCCGGTTGTAATGCTGGAACATAAAGGATTGTATTGGTCAAAAATCGAAGGAACAGAAGCTGCAAAAACGATAGAACCAGACGAAGATTACGTTATTCCATTCGGGAAAGCGAGAGAAGTTTTGCTTTGCGATAATCAGCAAAACAGACCAACTTTAACAATTATTACTTACGGAATGGGCGTTTATTGGGCTTCGAATGCAGCAAAGCAATTTGATAATCAAATCGAAATCATTGATCTAAGAACACTCGCACCTTTGGATGAAAACCGGGTTTTCGAAAGTGTGAAGAAACACAACCGTTGTATCGTTTTGACAGAAGAACCCGTCAATAACAGTTTTGCACAAAGTTTAGCTGCGAGAATCGGTGACAATTGTTTCAGACATTTGGACGCTCCGGTAAAAGTTGTTGGCGCAAAAGATTTGCCGGCAATTCCTATCAATTCTATATTAGAAAAAGAAGTACTGCCAAGCACGGAAAAATTAATTAAAGAAATAGAACAATTGTTGAAATATTAATTAAACCACAAAAGTCACAAAAGGAGGCGTAGAAATCAAGGATGCAAAAGATCAAAAAAGATAACTTTTAAGCCATTTTCTCTTTTTTGGACTTTCAAAAGACTTAAAAAATAAATATAGCTTTTGTGGTTTTAAAAAATCTTAGCTGAGCGTAAGCGCCTTTGCGAACCTTAAAAATATTTTCAATAATGAATAAAAAATCTTTGCGGACTTTGCGTTCAAAAAATATGATTATTTAAAATGGAATTAGATTTATCCACAGAGAAAAAAATCAAAATCAATAAAAAAGAATTGATTTTGGCAGAAGCCGCCAAACTTTTCAAAGAGAAAGGATTCGGCGGAACCAGTATGCGCGACCTCGCTGAAAAAGTGGGAATGGAAGCCGCAAGTATGTATAATCACATCAAATCCAAAGACGAAATTCTGGAATTGATATGTTTCAAAATTGCTAATCAATATATTTCCCAATTACGAGAAATCGAAAATACGAATCAAAGTTTTCAGGATAAGCTGAGAGCAATTATAGGACTTCACGTTCAGTTGATTATAGAGGATTCGGCGTCGGTTTCTGTAGCGAACAACGATTGGAAATATCTTTCCGAAGAGAAAAAAAATCAATACAAGCAAATCAGAAAATCCTATGAAAAAAGCTTCGCCAATATCATAGAACAAGGAATGGAAAACGGAGAATTCAAAAAAATGAATGTTTCTGTGGCGCTTTTTACAATGTTATCTTCTTTAAGGTGGATAGAACTTTGGTATAAACCAAGCCGAGAAATCACACCACAAGAACTGGAAGAAGATTTGAAAACCTTACTAATGAATGGTTTGAATAATTAAATTCAAATCTTAGCTAAGCGTAAGCGGCTTTGCGGACTTAAAAACATATAGTTAATCAAAAAATCTTTGCGCACTTTGCGTTAAAAATAAAATGTCAGTAGTTTTTCATCCTTTAAAAGTAAAAAAAGTCAAGAAAGAAACACCAGATTGTGTTTCCGTGAGCTTTGATGTTCCGGCTGAATTATCAGAACAATTCAAATTCACGCAAGGGCAATATCTGACATTCCGACAAATGAATGGCGAGCAAGAACTGCGTCGTTCTTATTCGATTTGTGCAAGTCCGTGTGAAGGCGAATTAAAAGTTGCTGTGAAAAAAGTTCCCGAAGGTTTGTTCTCTTCTTTTATGAATGAAAACCTGAAAGAAGGCGACGTTCTGGAAGTAATGCCGCCAATGGGAAAATTCTACACAGAACTCAATCCCGAAAATAAAAAAACATATGTAGCTTTTGCCGCAGGAAGTGGAATCACACCTATTATTTCGATTATCAAATCAGTTTTGAAAAATGAACCGCAAAGTCAGGTTGTTCTGATTTATGGTAATAAAAATAAAGGAACGATTATTTTCAAAGAAGAAATCGAAGCTTTGAAAAACCGTTTTATGGAAAGATTGAGCATTTATCACATTCTCAGTCGTGAAGTTGCCGATGCAGATTTGCTGAGCGGAAGAATCAATTCCGAAAAAGCAGAATCTTTTATTAAGAATATTATTCCGGCAGAAAAAATCGATGAGGTTTTCCTTTGCGGACCGGAAGAAATGATTCTGAGTGTGAGAGATACTTTAATCCAATCAGGTGTTGAAGCTAAGAAAATCCATTTCGAATTATTCTTCAGTGCAGCATCTGCAGAGAAGAAAAAAGAACACGAATCTGCGATTAATAAATCCGATGATGATTTTAGTAAAGTCACTGTGAAATTGGATGCAACAGCTTTGAAATTGGATTTAGCTTACCACGGACCAACTATTTTGGATGCTGCTTTACAAAACGGAGCCGACTTGCCTTACGCTTGCAAAGGCGGCGTTTGTGCGACGTGTAAATGTAAATTAGAGAAAGGTGAAGTGGAAATGGACATCAATTATTCTCTCGAACCGGACGAGATTGCCGCAGGATTTATTTTGTCTTGCCAAGCACATCCGAGGTCGGAGGAAGTGATTGTGAATTTTGATATTAAATAAGATAATAATTATGGCAGCTTAATCCGCCTTCCGCTCCCAATCTTTTTTGCAGACGATTTCAGTTTAAATAGAATTTGAGTACACGCAAAAAAGGATTTCCGCTCAAGTCGGGCTGCAGATTCGGTGTAAAACAAGTAAAGCTATAAACAAGAGGTTTGTCATTCCGTAGGAATCTAAAATTAGTTGTAGAGATTACTACGGAATAACAAAAGATAATTTAGATAGAATTAGTCTTTGCTGAGTTTTACGGCTTTGCGAACTTAAAAACAGTTAGTAGTTAAAAAAAACTTTGCGCACTTTGCGTTCAAAAAATATAAAGAAAATGGAAACAACAGAAATCAATTTAGAAGAACATTTTCAGAATAAAATAGACAGCGAAATCCGCATCGAACCAAAAGACTGGATGCCCGACGCGTACAGAAAAACTTTGGTTCGCCAGATTTCTCAGCACGCCCATTCCGAGATTGTCGGGATGTTGCCGGAAGCGAATTGGATTACACGCGCCCCAACTTTGAATCGAAAGAAAATCCTTTTGGCAAAAGTTCAGGACGAAGCCGGACACGGACTTTATCTCTATTGCGCCGCCGAAACTTTGGGCGTCACAAGAGACGAGACGATTAACGATTTACATTCGGGAAAAGCCAAATATTCCAGTATTTTCAATTATCCAACTTTGACTTGGGCAGATATGGGCGCAATCGGTTGGTTAGTTGATGGCGCCGCAATTTTGAATCAAGTGCCACTTTGCAGAGCGTCTTACGGACCTTACGCCAGAGCAATGGTTAGGATTTGTAAAGAAGAAAGTTTCCACCAGAGACAA is from Epilithonimonas vandammei and encodes:
- a CDS encoding TetR/AcrR family transcriptional regulator: MELDLSTEKKIKINKKELILAEAAKLFKEKGFGGTSMRDLAEKVGMEAASMYNHIKSKDEILELICFKIANQYISQLREIENTNQSFQDKLRAIIGLHVQLIIEDSASVSVANNDWKYLSEEKKNQYKQIRKSYEKSFANIIEQGMENGEFKKMNVSVALFTMLSSLRWIELWYKPSREITPQELEEDLKTLLMNGLNN
- the paaE gene encoding 1,2-phenylacetyl-CoA epoxidase subunit PaaE is translated as MSVVFHPLKVKKVKKETPDCVSVSFDVPAELSEQFKFTQGQYLTFRQMNGEQELRRSYSICASPCEGELKVAVKKVPEGLFSSFMNENLKEGDVLEVMPPMGKFYTELNPENKKTYVAFAAGSGITPIISIIKSVLKNEPQSQVVLIYGNKNKGTIIFKEEIEALKNRFMERLSIYHILSREVADADLLSGRINSEKAESFIKNIIPAEKIDEVFLCGPEEMILSVRDTLIQSGVEAKKIHFELFFSAASAEKKKEHESAINKSDDDFSKVTVKLDATALKLDLAYHGPTILDAALQNGADLPYACKGGVCATCKCKLEKGEVEMDINYSLEPDEIAAGFILSCQAHPRSEEVIVNFDIK
- the paaA gene encoding 1,2-phenylacetyl-CoA epoxidase subunit PaaA, coding for METTEINLEEHFQNKIDSEIRIEPKDWMPDAYRKTLVRQISQHAHSEIVGMLPEANWITRAPTLNRKKILLAKVQDEAGHGLYLYCAAETLGVTRDETINDLHSGKAKYSSIFNYPTLTWADMGAIGWLVDGAAILNQVPLCRASYGPYARAMVRICKEESFHQRQGYELMMKLAQGSPEQKAMAQDAFNRWWWPTLMMFGPKDADSGNTELSMKWRIKRFTNDELRQRFVDVSIPQAEYLGLTIPDPDLKFNEETRHYEFGEIDWDEFWKVVKGNGLCNKERIETRKKSFDDGAWVREAATAYHKKRKLREELSRKTV